The window CGTATGGCCGCACGACAACGGCATGATCGTGCTGGGCATGGCCCGGCAAGGCCGTTCCGCGGAAGCGATGCGCGTCGTATCGGGCTTGCTGCAGGCGGCGCGCCAGTTTCCCGGCGATCGCCTTCCGGAGCTGTTCTGCGGCTACGACGCATCGGCGTCGGACGGCGTCGTGCCGTATCCGACGACCTGCTCGCCGCAGGCTTGGTCGGGAGCGACCGCCTTCGTCATGGTGCAGGCGATGCTCGGGCTCGATCCCGATGCCTTAGCCGGCACGCTGCGACTGCGGCCCGTTCTGCCTCCGGAGCTGGACGAGCTGACCGTCCATAACGTAACGGTCGGCCGAGGGACAATAAGCGTTCGTCTCGCCCGCGACGCAGAGGACCCCGCTGCGATTCATGCGGACATTTTGTCCAATACCACCGGTCTGACGACCGAAATATTTTCGCCATCTTGAGGAGTGACGAGCATGTCTTGGTCGATTCGAAGCGCAGAGCTTACGCAGGCGGAGCTCTTAAATAACGAAAGCATCTTCGCGTTAGGAAACGGATATATCGGCGTTCGAGGCAATTTCGAGGAAGGGTACGCGCCCGGGATGAACAGCATCCGCGGGACGTACTTGAACGCGTTCCATGACGTCATTACGATCCCGTACGGGGAGAAGCTGCACGGCTTCCCCGGCACGCAGCAGAAGCTGGTCAACGGCATCGACGCGCAATCCGTCACGATCCTTGTCGGCGACAAGCGGGAGCCGTTCAGTTTGTTTACGGGAACGGTGCGCTCCTTCGAGCGCGCGCTGAACATGGACGCCGGATCCGCCGTCCGTTCGGTGCATTGGGTGTCCCCGGAAGGGCAAGAGCTGAAAGTCTCGTTCACGCGTCTCGTCTCGTTCGCTGTGCGCGAATTGTTCGCGATTCATATCGAGATCGAGCCGATTTCCGTACAGGGTCCGATTACGATTGTTTCTACGATTAACGGCGACGTGGAAAATTATACGGCGGCGAACGACCCGCGCGTCGCGTCGGGCCACGCGAAGCTGCTGCGCACCGTATCGAGCGGCACGGCGCAGGACGTCGACTATGTCGTCGACGAGACGTCCGCGTCGGGGCTGCGAATGAGCTGCGCGACCGCGTATTCGCATTCCGACGCGATCGCGGTCGAGCGCGCGGCGGACGAGCGATCCGTCATGTACACGGCCCGGTTCGACGGCGGCCGGCCGCTCTTCTTCACGAAGCGGAACATCTATACGGATACGCTGCGCCACGGCGCCGATCCGCTGTCGGCCGGCCTTCGCATCGCCTCCGAAGCGGCGAGCGCACCGTTCTCCGAGCAGCTCGCGCGGCAGCGCGCGTACGTCGCCGACTTCTGGAAGCGGTCCGACATCGTCATCGGCGACGACGCCCGCCTGCAGGAGGGCATCCGCTTTAACCTGTACCAATTGCTCCAATCGGCGGGCCAAGACGCGCACAGCAACATCGCCGCCAAGGGGTTGACCGGCGAGGGCTACGAGGGTCATTACTTCTGGGATACGGAAATCTATATGTTCCCGGTCTTCTTAATGACGCAGCCGGCCATCGCGAAGCAGCTGCTGATTTACCGCCATGGGATTCTGGATTTCGCGAGAGCGCGAGCGAGAGAGATGGGACATAAGCAAGGCGCGCTGTACCCGTGGAGAACGATTTCCGGTACGGAATGCTCGTCCTTCTTCCCCTCCGGCACGGCGCAATATCATATCAGCGCGGATATCGCGTACAGTTATTCTCAATATTATATGGCGACGGAAGACAACGATTTCCTATGGCAATACGGCGCGGAAGTGTTGATCGAGACGGCGCGGCTGTGGATCGAGATTGGCCACTACTACGACGGCGCGTTCCATATCGACGAAGTGACCGGTCCGGACGAATACACCTGCTGCGTCGACAACAACTATTACACGAACGCGATGGCGAAACACAATTTGCGCTGGGCCGCTCGAAGCTGCCGGACGCTGTCGCGGTTGGACGCCGATCGATTCGGCGCGTTGGCCGAGAAACTCGGCGTAACCGAAGAGGAAATTCTTGGTTGGGATCGCGCCGCGGAAGCGATGCTGCTCCCGTATGACGAAGCGCTCGACATCAACCCGCAGGACGACACGTTCCTTCGCAAGCAAGTATGGGATTTCGACAATACGCCGGAAGAACATTACCCGCTTCTGCTGCACTACCATCCGTTAACGATTTATCGTTATCAGGTGTGCAAGCAGGCGGATACCGTTCTCGCCCACTTCCTGCTCGAGGACGAGCAGCGCCTCGACACGATCCGCAGCTCGTACGACTACTACGAGAAAATCACGACGCATGATTCGTCGTTGTCCACTTGCATTTTCAGCATTATGGCCTCGAAGGTCGGATACGCGGAGAAAGCCTACGATTACTTCAAGGAAACCGCTCGGCTGGACTTGGACAATACGCATGGAAATACGAAGGACGGCTTGCATCTCGCCAATATGGGCGGAACGTGGATGGCGATCGTGTTCGGCTTCGCCGGGGTACGGATCAAGGACACGCATTTGGCGCTCGCGCCGGCCATCCCTGCCGCGTGGGACCGCTACGAATTTAAGATTCAATACAAAGGCCGAACGATCGACGTCCGCATCACGAAAGCCGAAGCGCAGTTGACGCTTTCGGAAGGGGACGCGCTGCAGGTGCGTCTGTACGATCGAGACATTGCGTTGGAGCCGGGGAAGGCCTACGTGCAAGCGATTCAATCCTAAAGGAGCGGCAAGAACATGAACCCATCGCTGAAAGCCGTCGTCTTCGACTTGGACGGCGTCATTACGGATACGGCGGAGCATCATTACCTCGCGTGGAAGGCGATCGGCGACGAGCTCGGGCTGCCTTTCACGAGATCATTCAACGAGAACTTGAAGGGCGTCTCCCGCATGGAGTCCCTTCGCCTGTTGTTAAGCTTATCGAAGGAGCCGCTGCGCTTTACGGAAGAGCAATTGGAGGCGCTGGCGACGCGCAAGAACGAGCTGTACAAGCGGCTCATCATGGAGATTACGCCGCAGGACGCGCTGCCCGGCATTCCGGAGCTGCTCGACGAGCTGAAGCGGCGCGGCGTAAAGACGGCGATCGCCTCCGCCAGCAAGAACGCCTTCACCGTCATCGACAATTTGCGGATGAACGACCGGTTCGATTGCATCGTGGATGCGGCGCAGATTCGCAACTCGAAGCCGGATCCGGAAGTGTTCCTGAAGGCGGCGGAGCTGTTGGGCGTAGAACCGGAAGCTTGCGTCGGCGTGGAGGATGCGGTCGCCGGCGTGGAGGCGATTCGCGCCGCGAATATGGCGTCGATCGCGATCGGAGACGCCGCGGCGTTCCCCGAGGCCGATCTGGTGCTGCCTTCCACCGGGGAATTGACCGTGGAGCGGGTGCGGGAAGCTTGGGAGCGGAAAAGGAAGGCGTAAAAAGGTTATAGAAAAACAGGACACCACCGAGGTGTCCTGTTTTTCTATAAATTACCTCTTCTCTCCGACACTCTACGCATAAGAGCCTCGACGATATGCCGGAAATCCGGCAGGTCGACCAAATTCCGCTGCTCGGTCGGGTCCTCTTGCAGCGAGAATAGCAAATAGGGGGCGCCCTCCGCGTTTACCGCCAGTTTCCACTCGCTGGTCTGCAGCATCGCTTCGCCGTGAATTTCGACGAGCGCGTCTTCCCTGTGCGTCGATTCCGGCGCTTCTAGAACGGGGACCAACGATTTCCCGCATTGCGGGTAATGCAGTGCCGTCCCGGCCAACTCGCAAAGGGTAGGTCCGACGTCGATCAGCTCGACCAATCCGGGGTAGACGGTTCCCGCATGGCGGCTCTTGCGGATATGAGGCGTCCAGATCAGAAGCGGCACGCGCACGGCGCTGTTTAAGAAGCTTTCCTTATAAATCAGTCCGTGATCCCCGTTCATCTCTCCATGGTCCGAAGTAAACAGGATGACCGTCCGATCGAGAACCCCTCTTGCCTCCAACACCTCGAGAATGCCGCCGATTTGTTCATCGATTAACGTGACGTTCCCTGCATAATTCGCCCTCATGGCCGCGATTTCCTCCGGGGTTGCGGCGGGGGAATGCGCAGGATCTTTGAACAAAAAATCCAAATATCCGTTGGGACGCGCGCCTTCGGCCTCCGTTCTCGGAATGGGAAGCGGCATCTCCGAAGGATCGTACAAACTCGCGTAAGGTTCCGGAGTATCCCAAGGTTCATGCGGACCTCCGAAGCTGACCATGCAAAACCAAGGCTGATCATGCGCATAGTCCCGGAGGTATTCCTTCGCCTTCGTTCCGACGTACACATCGGCATACAGCTCTAATGGCAATACGGACGGTTTAGCCGTATAGGGCTTGTCTGCGAAGCGCTCCTCATAATCCTGAATGTACCGATCCCATTGCCCCGCCTTCTTCCATTCGTCGGTCATTTGGCTTCCGACATGCATACTGGCCCTTGGGCCACCGATTTCGTTCACGTCGTCGAATCCATAGGCATGCATAAAAGATTCGCGGTCCCGAAGGTCCCCCTTATGACGATGAAGATGCGTCTTGCCGATGATAGAAGTTCGATAGCCTTGATTGCGGATGGCTTGCATCCAAGTATCGCTGCGGACGGGGAGGTCGTATTCCATATTTCCCCACACCCCTGTCTGATGCGGGTACAAGCCGGTGGCCAGAGACACTCTTGCGGGAATGCAAACGGGCGCGTTCGTCACGCACCCGCCGAACAGCATCCCCTCCGCCGCAAGCCGATCGAGATTCGGAGTACGCACCCAGCCCCCCGTCTTCCCGAGAGCGTCCGCGCGCAGCTGATCCGTCATAACGAACAAAATATTCGGCTTCATCATGCGTTACCCTTTCACGGCACCGGCGGTCAGTCCATCGATAAAGAACCGCTGCGCCATAAGGAATAAAATCAAAATAGGCGCCGACGCCGCCACGACCCAGGCGAAGATATGACCCCAGTTTTCGCTGTAATCGCCGATCGCCGAGAAGATACCTACAGTAATCGTTCTCGCGCCCGAGCCTTGCAGCAAGTACAACGGCATCAAGAAGTCGTTCCAAATATGCATCCCGACGAATACGACCAACGTCGCCGTACACGGCGTCAGCAACGGGTAGATCACCTGCCAGAAAATCCGGAACGGCTTCGCCCCGTCGATGACCGCCGATTCCTCCAGCTCCGCCGGAATCGTGGAAATAAACTTCATGTACAAGAAGATGGATACGGCCAGCTTGGCGCCGATATAAAACAAGATCATGCCGTACAGCTTCCCGACGAGCTTCATCTGCACGAACATATCGACCAAGGGGATAATGGTCACTTCGTCCGGAATCATGATGCCCGTCATAAAGAAAATCAGCAGCACGGACGTCCACCGCGACGGGCTTCTGGCAATGTAGTACCCCGCCATCGGGGCGAGGAGCAGGATGAAAAACAACGAAATGCCGGTAATCGTAATCGAGTTGCCGTACATCTGGAGAACGTTGTTCTGCGCCCCGAACACGTGTTTAAAATTATCCAACGTAGGTGTCGTGATGCGGAACGGCGTCGAGATAATATCCCCGGAAGATTTCACCGAATTAATGATGACGCTATATAAGGGTACGAGGGTGATCAAAACGAACAAGGTCGTAAAGCTGTGTTTGGCAACGGCCATCGCCCGTCTCATTAGTACTCCACTTCTTTCTTCTTTAGTATCCAATGTTGAAGGATCGTCACTGTGAGGATGCCGAACAACAACACAAAGGAAATCGCCGAAGCATACCCGCTCTCGTTGTAACGGAACGCGTCCTGAATAATCTTAATCGACAGTACCTGGGTCGAGTTGACCGGTCCGCCGCCCGTCAGCACCGCCACGAGATCGTATTGCTTCAAGCTGCCGATCGTCGCCAAAATGACGCTCACCGTCAGTCCTGGCGTCAGAAGCGGGAGCGTTACGGATTTGAACTTCTGCCAAGCGTTGCAGCCATCGATGTCGGATGCTTCGTACAATTCTTTCGGGATCGTCATCAGAGCGGCAAGGATGATCACCATATGAAACCCGGTGTTGCGCCAAATATTAACGATAATGACGGAAAGCAGCGCAAGCTTCGTATCCGTCAACCATCCGATATGCTGCGTGGTAATCTGCAACGCATGAAGCAGGTAATTCAACAGCCCGTCGTAAGAATACATCGATCGCCAGATGAAGGCGACGGCGACCGGGCTGACGACGATCGGCAAGAAGAAGACGCTGCGATACATTCCGGTCAGAGGACCTGCGGCCTTCAGCAGTACGGCGAAGAGGACGGCGAACGCGTTAATGACCAATACGGACGAAATTACGAAGATGAGCGTTACGACGACCGAGTTCCCGACCGTAGGATCTTGAAACAGCCTGACGAAGTTTTTGAAGCCGATAAACTTGACGTCGTCGGAATACCCGTCCCAATCCGTAAAACTGAAATAGAACGCCTTAAGCATCGGAACGATCCGGACAAAGCAGAAGGCGACTAAAGCCGGTAGTATAAACAAAAAAGAGACCTTCCTTGCGATGACCTCCACCCGCTTTCCTATATTCCGGAAGGAGGGTCCGAAGACCCTCGCTACCGGAGTGACGATCGTTTCTATTCACATTCGTTATTCGAGCAATTGTCTAAATTTGTTTTCCAATTGGTCCAGCGATTTTTGCACGTCCGCGCCATAGGCGATTTCCTGCGCGGTGCTGCGGAACGCCTCGGTCGTTCCGGACGGGAACGATTCGATCTTCATGAACGAGGTGAGCGGCTTCAGCTGCGAAGAGATCTCGTTCATGCTCGTCGAAAGATAGTTCTGTTCGTAAGTGATTGCTTCTTTCGTCGTATGCGTCGCGCTCATCGGCGCGATGAGGCTTCGGTATACGTCGCTAGAGAATAAGTACTCGACCAGCTTCCAATCGGCTTCCGGATGCTTCGATTCGGCGCTAACGCCTACATCGTCGCCATACATGACCGGATACGTGTCCGCGGAATTCACCGCCGGGAGCGGGAACCAGCCTACTTCGAAGTTGCTGCCTTCCGCGTATTTCGCGGCGTTGAATTGCCCGTCGACGACCATAGCCGCCGATCCCTTCATGAAAGCTTCTTCCTTCTGCGGCGCCGTGAACGAGAGGGAGCCCTCTTGGTAATACCCTTTGTTCCACAGCTCCTGGAATCTAGTCGCGATCTCTGCGATTTCGGGGCCGTTGAACTTCAGCTCGCCCGAGACGAGCTTCTGCGGATAGTCGTTCGCGATCTCGTTCAACATGACTGTCATCATCGGATTGTGCAGGATATATCCGGAAACGCCTTGCCCCGCTTCGACCATCGGATTCATTCCGTTATCCTTCAGGGTTTGGCAGAGTGCAAGGAATTCCGCCCATGTCTTCGGAGGCGTCAGGTTGTATTTCTTAAAAATTTCCGTGTTATAGAACATATCGAGCATGATGTACTTTGCCGTCGGCAGCGTATACACCTTTCCGTCGCGCTTGGAGAGCGCGTTCTCGTCGAAGAGGGAAACGATATTCTCGGGAACTTCCATAAACACGCCGTCGATCAGTTTGATGTCTTCTAGACCGGCTAACGTCACGTCCGGCAGCTGCCCCGTGGCATACAACGTCTTAATGTAATCGCCTTTCTTCGCGACGTCGGGATAAGACATTCCCTTGATCTTGATGTTCGGATTTTTCGATTCGAAGTCGGCGATCAACTCGTCCCAATACGGCTGCGTGCGCTTATCGTCCATTTGATACAAGAAAGATATTTCGACCTTCTCGTTGGAGTTGCCCGAGTCCGAGCCGCCGTTTCCGCCGGCCGGTTCCGTCCCTCCGCCGCATCCGGCAAGGACTCCTAACGCCAGAATACTGCTTGCTACACCGGTAAGCCACTTCTTCACGTGCGTATCCCCCTTAAGGTGACAACTGTTTTTGACAGCGTTTACAATATTAATTGTAGCGCTTTCGCGATCCGGCTCAAGACAAATAATCCTACTTTTGCTACAACAATTAAACGAATTCCCCATAGTCCTCGCAGCCCTGCGATTTCGGATTGATTCCGCTTCCGATCTCAAGGTACAATGGCTTCAACAAGAACGACCTTGGAGGGACTTATGAGGAACATCTTCGCATTTCGCTTTCCAAGTCGATACTTCAAGAACGCTCTCTTGCTGAAGCTTGTCCTCGTCTACTCCACTATCATGCTCGTCCCGCTGCTGCTCACGATCTATATCATCACGAATCATGTCGACGAACAAATGGTAGAAATCGAAATCGACAGGCAGGACGATCTTACGACCAAGATGAGCGAGTACGTGGACGAGCAATACAGTAAAATCCGGGATATCGTATTTTGGTTTTACAATTCCGGCGCGAACACGCAGCCGGTCGTAGATATGTTAGTCGAGTCGGGGAAAAATGACAGCGCTTTCCAACCGCATATCATTAAAAACCGCATTACCAGTGAATTGAATAAGGTCGTTATGTGGGACAAAGAAATTCTCGATATCGTATTGATCAACTCCAATAAGGACGTCTTCAGCACGTCGAAGCGCTCGGTATCCCTCGGCTACGACTTCGTGGGCAACTTGCCGCTCGGCCGATTGGATGCCTCAGACAAGCGAATGCACAAATACCCAAGCGGCAATCTCGACTATATTCTCGAGGGCGACGTCCCCGTCATCTCGCATGTGGGAAATCTATACGATCTTACCAACTTATTGAACATACGTCATACCGGTCGTTATATTATCAATTTATCCTCCGTCGAGGTGATGAATCATTATCGAAGCTTTGCGGGTACGAGCGACGCAGATTTGTACGTCATGCTCAACGACGGCACCGTCCTGTTCAGCAACGAAACCGACGCGATCGGAAGCACGTACCCTTTTCTCGAACAAGTCTCGAAATTGCCGGCGCACGAAGCGGATTTAGGCGGAGAAACCTACATTCTGAATAAAGCCGACCTTAGCGACTATGGTCTGTCCATCGTCGTCCAGACTCCGAAGAACGCCATCACCTCGAGTACGAAGATGCTCATCCGGCAAATCTTATCGATCTTCGTCGTCGGCGTCGTCATCGTTCTTGCCCTCACGTCTCTATTCTCCACGAACATCGCGAATCGGATCAAGAGGCTGTTATCGGCCATGCGTCAGGTCGAGAAGGGCAATTTCGACGCCCGCGTCCACTACGAGAGCCGGGATGAAATCGGGCAGCTGGCCGCCGCCTTCAATCGGATGTGCGAGCGCTTGAAGGGACATGTCGACATGGTTTACCTTGCGGAAATTAAAACGAAAAGCGCCGAACTTTCCTCCCTGCAGTCCAAGATCAACCCGCACTTTCTGCTCAACACGATCGAATCGATCCGGATGAAGGCCGTGGAGGAAGACTCTCAAGAAATCTCGCATATGCTGTATACGCTAGGGCGATTATTCCATTGGAAGGTCCGATCCACGCAATACATTATCACGGTGGAGGAAGAGCTCGAATATATTTCCTCTTACCTTTATCTCATGCAGTTCCGGTATCAAGATCAATTAGAAGTGAAAATGAACGTCGACGAGGATCTACACGAGCTGGGGATCCCTATCCTGCTGCTGCAGCCGATCATCGAAAACGCCAGCCAACACGCTTTATTCCATAAAGATCAGCGCTCCATATTGTCGATCCGCGGATATCGCGATCAGCATCATATCGTCTTCGATATCGTCGACAACGGCATCGGGATGGACGAGCTGCAGGTGCGAGTGCTCGAGGAGAAGACGAACCATGCGCACGGAGCCTCCCAGATCGGTCTAAGCAACGTGCAGCAACGCATCCGCGTCTTATTCGGCGAGCCTTACGGTCTTTCCATCGCCAGCAAGAAACATTACTGGACCCGAGTCCGAGTCACGATCCCTGCGATGATGAAGAAGGAGATGGACGTCCTTGTACCAGATTTTTATCGTTGACGACGAGATTGCGATCCGCACCGGCATGAAGCGCATCATTCCTTGGGAAGAGTACGGTTTGGAGATTTGCGGAGAAGCTTCGAACGGCCTGGAGGCATTCCGTTACATTACGGAGCATCAGCCGGATCTCGTTGTCTGCGATATCCGCATGCCCGTGATGGACGGCCTCGAGTTGATCCGGCAAGCGCATGCGAAGGGCGTACGCTCCCGGTTTATCGTCTTAAGCGGTCATAACGACTTCGACTATGTGAAGGAAGCGATCCAGTATCATGTAGAGAACTACTTATTAAAGCCGGTAAACGTAGACGAGTTAAAGCAAACCGTTCGCCAGGTGACCAAGAAGCTCGAGACAGAGCAGCTGCGGCACGTCATCGACATCGAAGGAAAAGAGATGATCAAGCATAACGTCTTGAATCGGATCGTCCATCAACAGATCAGCTCATATGAGTTTAAGAATAAACTGGAACTGTTCCAACCGGATATGCGCCTAACCGACGCCGACGCGCAAGTCGCGGTCATCGACTTCTCCTCGGACGATCCTGACGGCCGGTGGATGGCGCCTGAGATGCTTCGCGAGGTCGAACGGATGTGTCTATCGACGATCGATCCCGCACAGGCGATCCCTTTCATCGATTTCGCCGGACGCGTCGTCGTTATCTATATGCTTAGGAACGGCGCGCCCGGCCAAGCGCGAATGCAACGGGATTTGCAGAACGTCTATGACCGCTCCGCGAAGCCCGCCGGAATTCGCTGGATGATGACTGTCGGGAATGCCGTAAGCAGCTATAAGCTGCTGCATGAGTCCTATCGGAACGCTTTGGACGCTCAGCCGGCGCGGCTGTATTACAACGAGCGGGACGTTATCTTTTACGAGGAGGTTCAGCGGAAGCGGACGCCGGACAAGCCGGCCATGTCGATGGACTACCGACTTATCGAAGAGTTGACGCTCGAGTGCAAAGGGGATGAGCTTGTAGCGTACATCCGGGACGGCTTCGATAGGTTCGGCCGGGAAGAGGCGGATCCTCATTCCGTTCGGTTCGTAGCTTTGGAAGTCGTGATTTCCTTGCTCCGGGTTCTTCGCGCCGAAGGGGTCGCGCCGTCGCAGGTGTTTGAAGACGAGCATCGACTGCTGCACCTGGTCAACGAGTTCAATGACATGGAACGGTTGCTTCACTGGCTGCTGCTGAAGACCGATAAGACCGTCCTGGCCATCGAAGCTCGGAAGGCGTCCAGCCTAAGCAAGGTGACGAAGGATTTGCTCGCGTACATCGACCGGTATTATCATGAAAATTTTTCGCTAAAGTCGCTTGCGCAAGAGATGCATTTCAACGCCGTCTACATGGGCCGTCTGTTTCGCAACGAAACCGGCGAGGTGTTCTCCGAATACGTTACCCGGGTCCGAATCGATAAGTCTCTCCACCTGCTGCGAAGCACCAACAAGAAGGTTAACGAAATCGCCAGAGCGCTTGGGTTTAACAACGCGAACTATTACTGCGCCGTGTTCAAGGAGCGGATGGGGGTCACTCCTACGGAATACCGGAATCGCAAAAGGGCCGTCCCAAGGTAGGAATGACTTCCGGGACAGCCCCTAACGGCCTGCGTACGGCTACACCGTCAGCAATATTTTCGCGATCTTCCCCGGCCCCGCGACGAGCTTCTCGAAGCAGCCTCCCCCGTCCTCCAAGGGGGCATGCACGGTCCAAGGCAACAAGCGATTCTTCCCCTCGCCGATCCACTGCAAGGCGAGACGGAAGTCATATGGGGTATACGCGAACGCCCCTCTCATCACGATCTCGTTGCGAATCGCGAGATTGACCGGCAGGCGGCTGTCCGCCTCGTGCAGGCCGGTGAAAACCACCCGGCCTGCCGATTTCACGGCCGTCATGCAGCCGTTCCTCGTGACTTCCATGCCTACGGCGTCTACGGCGGCGTCAAATCCGCCGGGCAGATGCTCCGTCTTCCATGCGTCGATTCCGCCGGCGATCGCGATGCCGCCTAGCTCGCGGGCGATTTCGAGACGTTCCGGGTTGACGTCCGAGATCACGATGTCACGCAAACCGTAACTTTGCGCAGCCTGCAGCGCGAAGAGACCGATCGGCCCCGCTCCGGCGATAAACAGCCGATCCTCCGGCGACAGGCTCAAGAGCCGGCATACGTGAATCGCGCAAGCGAACGGTTCGACGAAGGCGCCCTCGTCGAAACTCATCCCGTCCGGCAGCGGATGTACGTTACGCTCCGGTACGGCAACGCGTTCGGCGAACGCGCCGGGCCGATGAGCCCCCAACAGCTGCCGTTCCCGGCACAGATGCGGCGCGCCCGTCTTGCAATCCATGCATCGTTCGCAAGAAACGAGCGGGTTCGCGACGACGCGATCGCCGATCTTCGTCGCGGTCACGCGTCTTCCGATCTTGCTGACGACGCCCGAGAACTCATGCCCCATCACTAAAGGCGGCTTCCGCAGCGAATTGTGCCCCAGATATCCGCCAAGCTCCGAACCGCATATCCCCACGCGCTTGACATCGACGAGCACCTCATCCTCCCCCGGTTCGGGAATGGGGACGTTCCTCATGTTCATCTGCCGAGGGCCCTCGTAGACCAGCGCTTTCATCGCAGCGATGCTCATCCTACGCCTCCTGACGGGACGGCGCGACGAGTCCCGCCCGCTCGGCTACTCGCATCAATTGGTCGTATTGCCAATCACCCGCGA of the Paenibacillus antri genome contains:
- a CDS encoding response regulator transcription factor, with the protein product MYQIFIVDDEIAIRTGMKRIIPWEEYGLEICGEASNGLEAFRYITEHQPDLVVCDIRMPVMDGLELIRQAHAKGVRSRFIVLSGHNDFDYVKEAIQYHVENYLLKPVNVDELKQTVRQVTKKLETEQLRHVIDIEGKEMIKHNVLNRIVHQQISSYEFKNKLELFQPDMRLTDADAQVAVIDFSSDDPDGRWMAPEMLREVERMCLSTIDPAQAIPFIDFAGRVVVIYMLRNGAPGQARMQRDLQNVYDRSAKPAGIRWMMTVGNAVSSYKLLHESYRNALDAQPARLYYNERDVIFYEEVQRKRTPDKPAMSMDYRLIEELTLECKGDELVAYIRDGFDRFGREEADPHSVRFVALEVVISLLRVLRAEGVAPSQVFEDEHRLLHLVNEFNDMERLLHWLLLKTDKTVLAIEARKASSLSKVTKDLLAYIDRYYHENFSLKSLAQEMHFNAVYMGRLFRNETGEVFSEYVTRVRIDKSLHLLRSTNKKVNEIARALGFNNANYYCAVFKERMGVTPTEYRNRKRAVPR
- a CDS encoding galactitol-1-phosphate 5-dehydrogenase gives rise to the protein MSIAAMKALVYEGPRQMNMRNVPIPEPGEDEVLVDVKRVGICGSELGGYLGHNSLRKPPLVMGHEFSGVVSKIGRRVTATKIGDRVVANPLVSCERCMDCKTGAPHLCRERQLLGAHRPGAFAERVAVPERNVHPLPDGMSFDEGAFVEPFACAIHVCRLLSLSPEDRLFIAGAGPIGLFALQAAQSYGLRDIVISDVNPERLEIARELGGIAIAGGIDAWKTEHLPGGFDAAVDAVGMEVTRNGCMTAVKSAGRVVFTGLHEADSRLPVNLAIRNEIVMRGAFAYTPYDFRLALQWIGEGKNRLLPWTVHAPLEDGGGCFEKLVAGPGKIAKILLTV